A single region of the Granulicella aggregans genome encodes:
- a CDS encoding ATP-binding protein codes for MRRRTRRGPNESESTGKSGQELPSGQQAPLRPNYPEPIAPRPVPAEVPQAFEAPLTPIPEPFSPATGEEKIVVETQPESLGVAAPSAEQAAASPKSPRGYVVLTIGLPGSGKTTWYKRRGVTPLSSDLLRNLLFDDITEQRYQGLVFSTLRSLLRARLIAKMPWNYVDATNLSAHERKQWIKMAKSFQYEVQAVFFDVPLAVCMERNRQRERVVTDEVMLKMAERLRPPSFKEGFDKITVVRVKGQPGAAIEAAPDSPQEHVPEAASEVAPESSPVAETISE; via the coding sequence ATGAGAAGACGGACTAGACGTGGACCGAATGAGTCGGAGTCCACAGGCAAGAGCGGCCAGGAGCTGCCCTCGGGCCAGCAGGCTCCTTTGAGGCCGAATTACCCGGAACCCATCGCTCCCCGGCCGGTTCCGGCTGAGGTTCCGCAGGCATTTGAAGCGCCACTGACTCCCATTCCGGAGCCTTTTTCGCCGGCTACGGGCGAAGAAAAGATCGTGGTCGAAACGCAGCCCGAGAGCCTTGGCGTGGCCGCTCCGTCGGCCGAACAGGCCGCGGCTTCTCCTAAATCGCCGCGCGGCTATGTCGTGCTGACGATTGGACTGCCAGGTTCCGGCAAGACGACCTGGTACAAACGCCGCGGCGTGACGCCGCTTTCGAGCGATCTGCTGCGAAATCTACTTTTCGACGACATTACGGAACAGCGCTACCAGGGGCTGGTGTTTTCAACCCTGCGGTCTCTGCTGCGTGCACGCCTGATCGCCAAGATGCCGTGGAACTACGTCGACGCCACGAACCTCTCCGCGCACGAGCGCAAGCAGTGGATCAAGATGGCGAAGAGCTTCCAGTACGAGGTGCAGGCGGTCTTCTTCGACGTGCCGCTAGCGGTGTGCATGGAGCGGAATCGCCAGCGCGAGCGCGTTGTGACCGACGAGGTGATGCTGAAGATGGCGGAGCGGCTGCGGCCGCCTTCGTTCAAGGAAGGCTTCGACAAGATTACGGTAGTCCGGGTGAAGGGGCAGCCCGGAGCGGCGATTGAAGCCGCTCCTGACTCGCCCCAGGAGCACGTTCCGGAGGCTGCCTCCGAGGTTGCGCCGGAGTCCTCGCCAGTAGCAGAGACCATTTCCGAATAG
- the gap gene encoding type I glyceraldehyde-3-phosphate dehydrogenase, translating to MAVKVGINGFGRIGRNVFRTALGNPDIEFVAVNDLTTPATLAHLLKYDSILGNLKNEISVEGDSIVVDGKKIKVFAERDPAKLDWASVGAEIIVESTGFFTDAEKAKAHLGSTVKKVIISAPATNEDITLVLGVNSDKYDAAKHNVISNASCTTNCLAPVVKVLHDTFGIASGIMTTIHSYTNDQVILDTPHKDLRRARAAALSMIPSSTGAAKALKLVVPEMAGKLDGFAIRVPTPNVSVVDLTFVSEKPITIDAINAAIKTAAEGPMKGILGYTDEELVSTDFRGNPLSSIFDSKLTKVVGDKTGKVISWYDNEWGYSSRVKDLILFLVEKGL from the coding sequence ATGGCAGTTAAGGTTGGCATCAACGGCTTCGGCCGTATCGGACGCAACGTATTCCGCACCGCCCTCGGCAATCCAGATATCGAATTTGTAGCCGTCAACGACCTCACCACGCCGGCCACCCTTGCCCACCTGCTGAAGTACGACTCCATCCTCGGCAACCTGAAGAACGAGATCTCGGTCGAAGGCGACAGCATCGTCGTCGACGGTAAGAAGATCAAGGTCTTCGCCGAGCGCGATCCCGCCAAGCTCGACTGGGCCTCCGTCGGCGCGGAGATCATCGTCGAATCGACCGGCTTCTTCACCGACGCCGAGAAGGCCAAGGCGCACCTTGGAAGCACCGTCAAGAAGGTCATCATCTCCGCCCCGGCAACCAACGAGGACATCACCCTCGTCCTCGGCGTGAACAGCGACAAGTACGACGCGGCGAAGCACAACGTCATCTCGAACGCGAGCTGCACGACGAACTGCCTTGCTCCGGTCGTCAAGGTGCTGCACGACACCTTCGGCATCGCATCGGGCATCATGACGACGATCCACAGCTACACCAACGACCAGGTGATCCTCGACACGCCGCACAAGGACCTCCGCCGTGCCCGTGCCGCTGCCCTGTCGATGATCCCGAGCTCTACCGGTGCCGCAAAGGCGCTGAAGCTCGTTGTCCCCGAGATGGCGGGCAAGCTCGACGGCTTTGCCATCCGCGTCCCGACCCCGAACGTCTCAGTCGTCGACCTGACCTTCGTCTCCGAGAAGCCGATCACGATCGACGCCATCAACGCGGCCATCAAGACCGCCGCAGAAGGTCCGATGAAGGGCATCCTCGGCTACACCGACGAAGAGCTCGTCTCGACCGACTTCCGCGGCAACCCGCTCAGCAGCATCTTCGACTCCAAACTGACCAAGGTCGTCGGCGACAAGACCGGCAAGGTCATCAGCTGGTACGACAATGAGTGGGGCTACTCCAGCCGGGTGAAGGACTTGATCCTATTCCTGGTAGAAAAGGGACTTTAG
- a CDS encoding UPF0175 family protein, whose product MAQRLIPEGHDPARTTLEAVAIEGYRSGALSSYQTRILLGFETRYELDGFLKAHNIWEHAYSLDDLEQDRLTLQSVGTEGQR is encoded by the coding sequence ATGGCCCAGCGGCTCATCCCCGAGGGGCATGATCCCGCGCGCACCACGCTTGAAGCTGTGGCCATCGAAGGCTACCGCTCCGGCGCACTGTCTTCCTACCAAACCCGTATCCTACTTGGCTTCGAAACCCGCTACGAACTCGACGGCTTCCTGAAGGCCCACAACATCTGGGAACACGCCTATAGCCTCGACGATCTCGAACAGGATCGGCTCACGCTTCAGTCCGTCGGCACCGAAGGTCAGCGGTAA
- a CDS encoding DUF3368 domain-containing protein: MLVVADTTPLNYLLLIGHVEVLPALYSRVLIPQAVYMELQRPGTPSVVREWAIDPPSWIEVCLVSLGQNPTLDDLDTGERQAIQLALDSGIETVLMDESEGRRAALHHQLKVTGTIAILEKAAQLGLIDFRSALTRLEQTNFRLSAAIRDEFLKRNP, translated from the coding sequence ATGCTCGTCGTAGCCGATACGACGCCTTTGAACTACCTCTTGCTCATCGGTCACGTCGAGGTGCTCCCCGCTCTCTACAGCCGAGTTTTGATTCCCCAAGCCGTATACATGGAGTTGCAGCGGCCAGGAACTCCAAGCGTCGTTCGCGAGTGGGCAATCGATCCGCCATCATGGATTGAAGTCTGCCTTGTCTCTCTCGGCCAAAACCCCACCCTCGATGACCTCGATACCGGCGAGCGTCAAGCTATCCAACTCGCCTTGGATTCAGGAATCGAAACCGTCTTGATGGACGAGAGCGAAGGACGCCGGGCAGCGTTGCACCATCAGCTTAAGGTCACAGGCACCATCGCAATTCTCGAAAAGGCAGCCCAGCTCGGACTTATAGATTTTCGCTCGGCCTTGACAAGACTTGAACAGACGAACTTCCGGCTCTCCGCCGCAATCCGCGACGAGTTCCTCAAGCGGAACCCATGA
- a CDS encoding pyridoxamine 5'-phosphate oxidase family protein codes for MSRRFSELAFTPLVKAHQKQHNSRAQYQRMEQSGPPGDALGRDEQYFISLRDSFYMASVSETGWPYVQHRGGPKGFVHVIDPKLIAFADLRGNKQYISVGNLEHDARVALFFMDYPNQTRLKILGRVEVHENDAAAPALFESLRTAEPHAVIERAILIHVEAFDWNCPQHITPRYTLEELEPSLAPLRERLAALEAENATLRAKLKP; via the coding sequence ATGAGCCGTCGATTCTCCGAACTGGCCTTCACTCCGCTCGTCAAAGCCCACCAGAAGCAGCACAACAGCCGTGCCCAGTATCAGCGCATGGAGCAATCTGGCCCTCCCGGCGACGCGCTCGGTCGCGACGAGCAATACTTCATCTCCCTCCGCGACAGCTTCTACATGGCCTCCGTCAGCGAGACGGGCTGGCCCTACGTCCAGCACCGGGGTGGTCCCAAGGGCTTCGTCCACGTTATCGATCCGAAGCTGATCGCCTTCGCCGACCTGCGCGGCAACAAGCAGTACATCTCCGTCGGCAACCTCGAACACGACGCCCGCGTCGCGCTCTTCTTCATGGACTACCCCAACCAAACGCGCCTGAAGATCCTCGGCCGCGTCGAAGTCCATGAGAACGACGCCGCAGCCCCGGCCCTCTTCGAATCTCTTCGTACGGCAGAACCCCACGCCGTCATCGAACGTGCCATCCTCATCCACGTCGAGGCCTTCGACTGGAACTGCCCGCAGCACATTACGCCGCGTTACACCCTCGAAGAGCTGGAACCTTCCCTCGCCCCACTCCGTGAACGTCTTGCGGCCCTGGAAGCCGAAAACGCCACCCTCCGCGCGAAACTGAAGCCGTAA
- a CDS encoding DUF6629 family protein has product MCFSATANFVGSSGLAVLGVLTFTKVKHRRELLFAALPTMFAVHQFIEGFVWLGLDGMLSPAVTHGAGEAFMLYAQGLLPFLMPLSVFLFEASAAHRKRMLPFVVLGAGTSLYMLWALMTYPLGISVQGTSIVYTNQGTYHTWLAVLYVIATCGSLFFSKVRDMVIFGAANMAILLVVMAVKRYAFTSLWCAYAAIASVIILAYFWKSRFARPLHYGEAL; this is encoded by the coding sequence ATGTGCTTTTCAGCGACGGCAAACTTTGTCGGGAGCAGTGGGCTTGCGGTGCTGGGAGTGCTGACCTTTACCAAGGTGAAGCACCGGCGAGAGCTGCTGTTTGCAGCGCTTCCGACGATGTTTGCCGTGCACCAGTTTATTGAGGGCTTCGTGTGGCTGGGGTTGGATGGGATGCTCTCGCCGGCGGTGACGCATGGGGCGGGCGAGGCGTTCATGCTCTACGCGCAGGGGCTGCTGCCTTTCCTGATGCCGCTGAGCGTTTTCCTTTTTGAGGCGAGCGCGGCGCATCGCAAGCGAATGCTGCCATTCGTCGTGCTTGGGGCAGGGACGAGCCTCTATATGCTTTGGGCGCTGATGACGTATCCGCTGGGTATCTCTGTGCAGGGCACCAGCATTGTGTACACCAACCAGGGTACGTATCACACGTGGTTGGCAGTGCTGTACGTGATCGCGACGTGTGGATCGCTCTTCTTCTCGAAGGTGCGTGACATGGTGATCTTCGGAGCAGCGAACATGGCGATCCTGCTGGTGGTGATGGCGGTGAAGCGTTACGCGTTTACGTCCCTGTGGTGCGCCTACGCGGCGATCGCGAGCGTGATCATCCTGGCGTACTTCTGGAAGAGCCGGTTCGCGCGGCCGCTGCACTATGGAGAGGCACTCTAG
- a CDS encoding phosphoglycerate kinase, with amino-acid sequence MPKLSIRDLDLKDKRVLIRVDFNVPLSPEGAILDDTRIRETLPTIEYALRHHAKVILASHLGRPKGRPVVTMSLRPVVDHLRGLLDHILDEDENVAFAPDCVGEVATEIAMNLESGQTLLLENLRFHAEEEKNDPAFAKQLASLCEIYVNDAFGSAHRAHASTEGITHFVKVSAAGLLMEKELTYMGKALTDSSSPSGSGPDKPFVAIIGGAKVSDKIGVIDNLLEKADAIIIGGGMAYTFLNAHGQGTGKSLVESDKLDVAKAALAKAKEKGVRFLLPVDHILADKFAPDATTTVFSGDGAFPADLMALDIGPASIKLFADEIANARTIIWNGPMGVFEMPAFAHGTNAIAAAVAHNEEATTIVGGGDSVSAIHKSGFADKITHISTGGGASLEFLEGKVLPGVAALTDK; translated from the coding sequence ATGCCGAAGCTCTCGATTCGCGATCTCGATCTCAAAGACAAGCGCGTGCTCATCCGCGTCGACTTCAACGTTCCCCTCTCGCCCGAAGGCGCAATCCTCGACGACACACGTATCCGCGAGACGCTTCCCACCATCGAGTACGCGCTGCGCCATCACGCCAAGGTCATCCTCGCCTCGCACCTTGGCCGCCCCAAGGGCAGGCCCGTCGTGACCATGAGTCTGCGGCCGGTCGTCGACCACCTGCGCGGCTTGCTCGACCACATCCTTGATGAAGACGAGAACGTCGCCTTCGCTCCCGACTGCGTCGGCGAAGTCGCCACCGAGATCGCCATGAACCTCGAGTCCGGCCAGACGCTGCTGCTCGAAAACCTCCGCTTCCACGCCGAGGAAGAGAAGAACGATCCCGCCTTCGCGAAGCAGCTTGCCAGTCTCTGCGAGATCTACGTCAACGACGCTTTCGGCAGTGCCCACCGCGCCCACGCCTCCACTGAAGGCATCACCCACTTCGTCAAGGTGTCCGCCGCCGGCCTGTTGATGGAGAAGGAACTGACCTATATGGGCAAGGCGCTGACCGATAGCAGCTCGCCGTCCGGCTCGGGGCCCGACAAGCCCTTCGTCGCCATCATCGGCGGGGCCAAGGTCTCGGACAAGATCGGCGTCATCGACAACCTGCTCGAAAAGGCGGACGCCATCATCATCGGCGGCGGTATGGCCTACACCTTCCTCAACGCGCATGGCCAGGGCACCGGCAAGTCGCTCGTCGAATCCGACAAGCTCGATGTCGCGAAGGCCGCGCTGGCCAAAGCGAAGGAAAAAGGCGTCCGCTTTCTTCTCCCCGTCGACCACATCCTCGCCGACAAGTTTGCACCCGATGCCACAACGACCGTCTTCTCAGGCGACGGAGCGTTCCCCGCCGACCTGATGGCGCTCGACATCGGCCCCGCCTCCATTAAGCTCTTCGCCGATGAGATCGCCAACGCCCGCACCATCATCTGGAACGGCCCCATGGGCGTCTTCGAGATGCCCGCCTTCGCCCACGGCACTAACGCCATCGCAGCGGCAGTCGCGCATAACGAGGAGGCGACGACCATCGTCGGGGGCGGCGACTCGGTCTCGGCAATCCACAAATCAGGCTTCGCCGACAAGATCACGCATATCTCCACCGGCGGCGGCGCTTCGCTGGAGTTTCTCGAAGGCAAAGTGCTGCCGGGCGTGGCTGCACTCACGGATAAATAG
- a CDS encoding NupC/NupG family nucleoside CNT transporter, with translation MARFTGLLGLIVFLGLAYAFSTNRRAIKWRTVAWGLGLQIIFAFLVIKWGTGQTILHSISTVITSLLGHAADGSSLVFGHIGTPGDPLATLAFAVLPTIIFVSAFFAVMYHIGVMQQVIRAVAWIMQRTMGTSGAESTNVAASIFMGQTEAPLTIRPFLAGATRSELMVIMTSGMAHVSGGIMAAYISFGINAQDLLSAVIMTAPGTILVAKMLVPETEVPATAGTVNMPREEVHEKDNLIGAIARGTIDGGQLAFNVAIMLISFVALVGLANAIMLGISNFAWAHGHIPFPHSLNAILGVVGAPVAWLIGIPWHEAKVIGNLLGTRTMINEFVAFTQLGAIKSTLAPRTFSIATFALCGFANVGSIGMQIGGIGALVPNRRNDLAQLGLRAMLAGTMANLMSASIVSMLIK, from the coding sequence TTGGCACGTTTCACCGGACTTCTCGGTCTCATCGTCTTCCTCGGCCTCGCTTATGCCTTCTCCACCAATCGCCGAGCGATCAAGTGGCGCACGGTAGCCTGGGGTCTCGGGCTGCAGATCATCTTCGCCTTCCTGGTCATCAAGTGGGGCACTGGGCAGACGATCCTGCACAGCATCTCGACCGTGATTACGTCGCTGCTGGGCCACGCGGCGGACGGCTCATCGCTCGTCTTCGGACACATCGGCACACCGGGCGATCCGCTCGCCACACTGGCCTTCGCCGTTCTGCCGACCATTATCTTTGTTAGCGCCTTCTTCGCCGTGATGTATCACATTGGCGTGATGCAGCAGGTCATCCGAGCCGTCGCGTGGATCATGCAGCGGACCATGGGGACCTCCGGCGCTGAGTCGACAAACGTCGCCGCCAGCATCTTCATGGGGCAGACCGAAGCTCCTCTGACCATCCGCCCATTCCTCGCCGGGGCCACGCGCAGCGAGCTGATGGTCATCATGACCTCCGGCATGGCGCACGTCTCAGGCGGCATCATGGCGGCGTACATCAGCTTCGGCATCAACGCGCAAGACCTGCTCTCCGCCGTCATCATGACCGCGCCGGGAACGATTCTCGTAGCGAAGATGCTTGTGCCGGAGACGGAAGTCCCCGCTACGGCGGGCACGGTCAACATGCCGCGCGAAGAGGTCCACGAGAAGGACAACCTCATCGGCGCCATCGCCCGCGGGACCATCGATGGCGGCCAACTGGCCTTCAACGTGGCCATCATGCTGATCAGCTTCGTCGCTCTGGTGGGCCTGGCGAACGCTATCATGCTGGGCATCTCAAACTTCGCGTGGGCGCATGGACACATCCCGTTCCCACACTCTTTGAACGCGATCCTCGGCGTCGTCGGCGCTCCCGTGGCATGGCTCATCGGCATCCCATGGCACGAGGCGAAGGTCATCGGCAACCTGTTAGGCACTCGGACGATGATCAATGAGTTCGTTGCCTTCACCCAGCTTGGCGCGATCAAGTCGACCCTCGCGCCGCGCACCTTTTCCATCGCCACCTTCGCCCTCTGCGGCTTCGCCAACGTTGGCTCCATCGGTATGCAGATTGGTGGTATCGGCGCGCTCGTCCCCAATCGCCGCAACGATCTCGCTCAGCTTGGTCTTCGTGCCATGCTGGCGGGAACGATGGCGAACCTTATGTCGGCTAGCATCGTGTCCATGCTGATCAAATAA
- a CDS encoding thioredoxin domain-containing protein, with product MATADAVMGNQSDLAKMLAGVQTESGKDLLTLTTESPVLLVFLRHFGCSFCRKAISDVADLGPELAARGVRPVFVHLGTCEIAKAHFDFYKIPEVERIHDPQATIYQNEAFGLGRSHPALTLINPFVWFGWLKGNIFKHGIGKIQGDGHQMPGIFLLKGAKIERKFIYRQISDEPPYKKLIG from the coding sequence GTGGCGACGGCGGACGCTGTAATGGGTAATCAAAGCGATCTCGCGAAGATGCTTGCGGGAGTTCAGACAGAATCCGGGAAGGATCTTCTGACGCTCACGACGGAGTCGCCCGTGCTGCTGGTGTTTTTGCGGCACTTCGGTTGCTCATTCTGCCGCAAGGCGATTAGCGATGTCGCCGACCTTGGCCCCGAACTAGCGGCTCGCGGAGTGCGGCCTGTCTTCGTGCATCTCGGTACCTGCGAGATCGCGAAGGCGCACTTCGACTTCTACAAGATTCCCGAGGTCGAGCGAATTCACGACCCCCAAGCGACCATCTATCAGAACGAGGCATTCGGGCTGGGGCGCAGCCATCCGGCGCTGACGCTCATCAATCCCTTCGTGTGGTTCGGATGGTTGAAGGGCAACATCTTCAAGCACGGCATCGGGAAGATCCAGGGCGATGGCCACCAGATGCCGGGAATCTTTCTGCTGAAGGGCGCAAAGATTGAGCGGAAGTTTATCTACCGACAAATCTCGGATGAGCCGCCCTATAAGAAGCTGATTGGCTAG
- a CDS encoding purine-nucleoside phosphorylase, translating to MPDQYARATAAVEAIRSLSPTTPAIGIILGSGLGAFASQVENAIAIPYADIPHFPQSTVVGHSGKLVLGTIGGVQVAVMQGRVHAYEGYAVEEVVFPARVLGLLGCKTLIVTNAAGGIRSSLRPGELVVLSDHINLTGMNAAGGPNEPRFAMTPGAGQRFFDMSTVYTPKLRALAVMEADKQGFDLTEGIYLAVLGPSFETPAEIRAFRTLGADLVGMSTVHEVIVARHMGLDVLGISLVTNMAAGVVDQAIDHEDVLEIGRNVEKRFTNLLTAIVPKIEAS from the coding sequence ATGCCTGACCAATACGCCCGCGCCACCGCCGCCGTTGAAGCCATCCGCAGCCTCAGCCCCACCACGCCAGCCATCGGCATCATCCTTGGCTCCGGTCTTGGGGCCTTCGCCTCGCAGGTCGAAAACGCGATCGCCATCCCCTACGCCGACATCCCCCACTTCCCTCAGTCCACCGTCGTCGGGCACTCCGGAAAGCTGGTGCTCGGCACCATCGGCGGAGTCCAGGTCGCGGTCATGCAGGGCCGGGTACACGCCTATGAGGGCTACGCGGTCGAAGAGGTCGTCTTTCCTGCCCGCGTCCTCGGGCTGCTTGGCTGCAAGACGCTCATCGTCACCAACGCCGCCGGCGGCATCCGCAGCTCCCTCCGCCCCGGTGAGCTCGTCGTCCTCTCCGACCACATCAACCTCACCGGCATGAACGCCGCCGGCGGCCCCAACGAGCCCCGTTTCGCCATGACTCCCGGCGCCGGCCAGCGCTTCTTCGACATGAGCACCGTCTACACCCCGAAGCTGCGGGCGCTGGCCGTGATGGAGGCCGACAAGCAGGGCTTCGACCTGACCGAAGGCATCTACCTCGCCGTGCTTGGGCCAAGCTTCGAGACGCCTGCCGAGATCCGCGCCTTCCGCACACTCGGCGCGGACCTGGTCGGCATGTCCACCGTGCATGAGGTCATCGTGGCGCGGCACATGGGCCTCGATGTGCTGGGCATCTCGCTGGTCACCAACATGGCTGCAGGCGTGGTCGATCAGGCCATCGACCACGAGGATGTGCTGGAGATCGGCCGCAACGTGGAGAAGAGATTTACCAACCTGCTTACCGCCATCGTCCCAAAGATAGAAGCAAGCTAA
- a CDS encoding FAD-dependent oxidoreductase produces MSAVEGKKIAIVGGGPGGLTLARLLQQGNAQVTVYERDQSRTARVQGSALDLHEDSGLAALEAAGLIDDFWLNHRPELDRLRLTDASGRILHDHPRQMSGAGKRPEIERGPLRDLLLNSLQPGTVEWACKLQSAETQGEQVLLRFAGGKTALADIVIGSDGANSRLREFVTPIQPQYVGVTLVECLVPAAKQAIPELWELLGGAALIALGGERTIGMGTKPDGSVLIYAGLKTHDGIAKQSLEEANSPDQRVAWFHANFAGWSELWVPLFREAVSMVWRPLLVCPSNQHWEPKPKVTLIGDAAHVMPPYAGEGVNMAMLDALVLSKLLLSDQTSSAAIAAYEAEMFARMQHMTADTMANTEMFYAPDAADRVVALFRSFGGAEAVPPALQA; encoded by the coding sequence ATGAGTGCCGTTGAAGGAAAGAAGATTGCTATCGTCGGCGGAGGGCCAGGCGGGCTTACGCTGGCCCGGCTGCTACAGCAAGGCAATGCGCAGGTCACCGTGTATGAGCGCGACCAGAGCCGCACTGCGCGCGTCCAGGGTAGCGCACTGGACCTCCACGAAGACTCCGGGCTGGCTGCGCTGGAAGCTGCTGGCCTGATCGATGACTTCTGGCTCAATCACCGGCCGGAGCTCGATCGTCTTCGCCTTACCGATGCTTCCGGAAGGATTCTTCACGATCATCCTCGCCAGATGTCCGGTGCCGGGAAGAGGCCGGAGATCGAGCGCGGACCGTTGCGCGATCTTCTACTCAACTCGCTCCAGCCCGGCACGGTGGAATGGGCCTGCAAGCTCCAGTCAGCAGAGACGCAAGGCGAGCAGGTGCTGTTACGTTTCGCTGGCGGAAAGACGGCGCTGGCCGACATCGTCATCGGAAGCGACGGCGCAAACTCGCGCTTGCGTGAATTCGTCACTCCCATCCAGCCGCAGTATGTCGGTGTGACGCTCGTAGAGTGTCTCGTTCCTGCGGCGAAGCAGGCTATACCGGAGTTGTGGGAGCTGCTTGGCGGGGCAGCGTTGATCGCTCTCGGAGGTGAACGAACGATCGGCATGGGAACCAAGCCCGACGGCAGTGTTCTGATCTATGCGGGATTGAAGACGCATGACGGTATTGCGAAACAAAGCCTTGAAGAGGCGAACTCCCCAGACCAGCGCGTCGCATGGTTCCACGCCAACTTTGCGGGATGGAGTGAACTGTGGGTCCCGCTCTTCAGAGAAGCCGTGTCGATGGTCTGGCGACCTCTGCTCGTTTGCCCGTCCAATCAACATTGGGAGCCAAAGCCCAAGGTCACGTTGATCGGCGACGCAGCGCATGTGATGCCACCGTACGCAGGCGAAGGTGTGAATATGGCGATGCTCGACGCTCTGGTGCTGTCTAAGCTTCTGCTCAGCGATCAGACGTCCTCCGCAGCGATTGCGGCGTATGAAGCGGAGATGTTTGCCCGGATGCAGCACATGACGGCGGACACCATGGCAAACACAGAGATGTTCTATGCGCCGGATGCAGCCGACCGTGTCGTGGCCTTGTTTCGCAGCTTCGGTGGAGCAGAGGCAGTGCCACCCGCCTTGCAGGCTTAG
- a CDS encoding trimeric intracellular cation channel family protein → MLIPHPLNLPITTAFFVIDFGGVFAGALGGAFAARENQRYQFDFVGVLGLALISALGGGIARDVLLGHGPPLALVDTRYLLVALAGGALGLAVSHKSAWLRRVLVGVDVVALGLFAVAGSARARAAGMSFLPAMLLGVTTAVGGGSLRDVFSGRTPKVFERGEPYAIVAAVASAVFLVAERSLGTGVAATTLAVACSFILRLAAMRFHWKTRAAR, encoded by the coding sequence ATGCTTATCCCACACCCATTGAACCTCCCGATCACGACCGCGTTCTTCGTCATCGACTTCGGCGGCGTCTTCGCTGGAGCTCTGGGCGGTGCATTCGCCGCCAGAGAAAACCAGCGCTATCAATTCGACTTCGTCGGAGTGCTGGGCCTTGCGCTCATCTCCGCGCTTGGCGGAGGGATTGCCCGCGACGTGTTGCTCGGACACGGGCCGCCGCTCGCTCTGGTCGATACACGGTACCTGCTGGTTGCCTTGGCTGGCGGAGCGCTTGGGCTCGCCGTCTCGCATAAGAGCGCTTGGCTGCGACGCGTGCTGGTGGGTGTCGATGTGGTCGCTTTGGGACTCTTCGCTGTGGCAGGGTCGGCGCGAGCACGGGCCGCCGGTATGAGCTTTCTTCCCGCAATGCTTCTGGGCGTTACGACCGCCGTCGGAGGCGGTTCGCTGCGAGACGTCTTCAGTGGGCGAACGCCAAAAGTCTTCGAGCGCGGCGAACCCTATGCCATCGTGGCAGCCGTGGCGAGCGCGGTGTTTCTGGTCGCTGAGCGCTCGCTAGGCACGGGCGTAGCCGCCACGACGTTGGCAGTCGCATGCAGCTTCATCCTGCGCCTTGCAGCCATGCGGTTTCACTGGAAGACCCGCGCGGCGCGATGA
- a CDS encoding lysophospholipid acyltransferase family protein, with protein MVVRFVRSVVRSVLLLAMLLAATVDLWIKRPKYGAGGAVWIHGWCRRIVSVMGIKVTVTGKLPESGAVVSNHLSYLDILLYSATRPFIMVAKTEIKSWPLLGRLTAQAGTVYVDRGGGPRTYPAVNRAMAEAYQRGLPVLFFPEGTTTNGEGVLPFRRGLFHSILNNGIALRTSALRLSIHGDNGAATVADDVCWWGDAYFGPHIFKCLGLEGLAAQIEFKDEPVEGSDRFSLSENAQARVARGYEELGWEIGVPHHRFRDEAAVLAEG; from the coding sequence ATGGTCGTGCGATTCGTCCGCAGTGTCGTACGGAGTGTGCTGCTTTTGGCGATGCTGCTGGCGGCCACGGTGGACCTGTGGATCAAGCGGCCAAAGTATGGCGCGGGTGGTGCTGTCTGGATTCACGGATGGTGCCGCCGGATCGTCTCGGTCATGGGCATCAAGGTCACTGTTACGGGAAAGCTGCCTGAGTCTGGTGCCGTCGTCTCGAATCACCTTAGCTATCTCGATATTCTTCTCTACAGCGCGACACGGCCGTTCATCATGGTGGCCAAGACCGAGATCAAAAGCTGGCCGCTGCTTGGCCGTCTGACGGCTCAAGCCGGAACGGTCTATGTCGACCGCGGCGGCGGCCCACGGACGTACCCTGCGGTCAATCGTGCGATGGCCGAGGCGTATCAACGCGGATTGCCGGTGCTGTTCTTTCCTGAGGGAACGACCACGAATGGCGAGGGAGTTCTCCCGTTCCGGCGTGGGTTGTTTCACTCCATCCTGAACAATGGCATCGCTCTGCGAACGTCAGCCTTGCGGCTTTCCATTCACGGCGACAACGGCGCCGCGACCGTAGCGGACGATGTCTGCTGGTGGGGCGACGCTTACTTTGGGCCGCATATCTTCAAGTGCCTGGGACTTGAAGGGCTCGCGGCTCAGATTGAATTCAAGGATGAGCCGGTTGAGGGGAGCGACAGGTTCTCGCTCTCGGAGAATGCGCAGGCGCGGGTGGCGCGGGGGTATGAGGAGCTGGGCTGGGAGATTGGAGTCCCACATCATCGGTTTCGAGATGAGGCTGCGGTGCTTGCAGAGGGATAG